A genomic segment from Lates calcarifer isolate ASB-BC8 linkage group LG13, TLL_Latcal_v3, whole genome shotgun sequence encodes:
- the ch25hl3 gene encoding cholesterol 25-hydroxylase-like protein has translation MREDVLDEDVKVVMNVQSADYGETCVLILQELWEHVRAGQEEILLSPYLPASYAFLAHVLFCAPFLALDALGSVCQKVRSWRIAAGSGPPPSLRQWLGCFWRVWYRYVTVVLPVTAMYQTLRRPTLPVLAPSCWKLFVEVFACFLLFDMLFFIWHCSMHRVPWLYRNIHQLHHQHHSPFALAAQDASSAELLSLLLLALSCGWVVGCHPLSEIVFHLLNSWMAVEDHCGYNLPWALHRLLPCLGGAPFHQAHHSLHSGNYAPYFTHWDHFFGTYNARQWRTPA, from the exons ATGAGAGAAGATGTCCTCGATGAAGATGTGAAAGTCGTCATGAATGTACAGTCAGCAGATTATGGAGAGACATGCGTGCTCATCCTACAGGAGCTGTGGGAGCACGTGAGAGCAGGGCAGGAGGAGATCCTGCTCTCTCCTTACCTGCCTGCGTCCTACGCCTTCCTGGCGCACGTCTTGTTCTGTGCGCCCTTCCTCGCGCTGGACGCGCTGGGCAGCGTCTGTCAGAAGGTACGATCGTGGAGGATCGCCGCAGGCTCCGGTCCGCCGCCCTCTCTCCGGCAATGGTTGGGGTGTTTTTGGAGGGTGTGGTACAGATACGTGACCGTCGTCCTTCCCGTCACCGCTATGTATCAGACCCTGCGGCGGCCCACGTTACCCGTGCTGGCTCCGTCCTGCTGGAAGCTCTTTGTGGAGGTCTTCGcatgttttctgctttttgacATGCTCTTCTTTATATGGCATTGCTCTATGCACAG GGTTCCATGGCTCTATCGAAACATCCACCAGCTGCACCACCAGCACCACTCGCCCTTCGCTCTGGCAGCCCAGGATGCCAGCTCAGCTgagctgctgtctctgctgctgctggctctgAGCTGCGGCTGGGTGGTGGGTTGCCACCCTCTGAGTGAAATCGTTTTTCACCTTCTCAACAGCTGGATGGCAGTGGAAGACCACTGTGGCTACAATCTGCCCTGGGCTCTGCACAGACTGCTGCCCTGTCTGGGAGGAGCTCCCTTTCACCAAGCCCACCACAGCCTACACAGTGGCAACTACGCCCCCTACTTTACCCACTGGGACCACTTCTTTGGCACATACAATGC